One window from the genome of Phocoena phocoena chromosome 15, mPhoPho1.1, whole genome shotgun sequence encodes:
- the CCL24 gene encoding C-C motif chemokine 24, giving the protein MAAPMTMATGLLRMALCTYCIVLAGPVLIPSSCCLGFITKRIPERRVISYQLSNRSVCPKTQCYLKAGLGPPHMTRRLLNMNMSFTTRKGQRFCGNPKLLWVQRYMKNLDAKQKKASSRTRVMGAKVAVQRHPANSTFI; this is encoded by the exons ATGGCAGCCCCCATGACCATGGCAACCGGCCTCCTGCGCATGGCCCTGTGCACCTACTGCATTGTCCTTGCAG GCCCCGTGCTCATCCCCTCTTCCTGCTGCTTAGGCTTCATTACCAAGAGAATTCCTGAGAGACGAGTGATAAGCTACCAGCTGTCCAACAGGAGTGTCTGCCCCAAG ACCCAGTGTTATCTAAAGGCAGGGCTGGGCCCCCCCCATATGACAAGGAGGTTACTGAACATGAACATGAG CTTCACCACCAGGAAGGGCCAGAGGTTCTGTGGCAACCCCAAGTTGCTGTGGGTCCAGAGGTACATGAAGAACTTGGATGCCAAGCAGAAGAAAGCCTCCAGTAGGACCAGAGTGATGGGTGCCAAAGTTGCTGTCCAGAGGCACCCTGCCAACAGCACCTTCATCTAA